The segment CAagttgtttaaaatgaaattgggtTTTTGTGATAAGTTTCTCACTAGAAAATCTATTGTTATCTACAACTTATGAGAGGTTTTAATGAATTGGGGATAAAAAGGCAActttgagagaaaaaacaTGGCTTCAAAGTGTATTGATATTGAAAGACATGCATGCTAGACATGCACTTTTTCCCTTCCATTTAAAAGAACAGGATACAGATACAGGGTTGAAAAGAACcgcatgtttaaaaaaaaatgcaagcaaTATTTgcagtttgataaaattggatAATTATTTGCCTATGTCCTGAACTTGAGCTATGGTTATGCAGAAAATTTCTGGCTGCGGGCTTGTATACTATTTTTCACGGCTAATTTGCGTGTTGTTAGATATTTTCATAACAATGAAATATATGATATGTAGACTATTTGGCCCGGCTTActctcctcttcctcctcaagaaataaattcataaacaattttaaatttagacccTTCCTGGCCATCCTCGGAGGCGCCAAAGTTGCTGACAAAATCCAGTTGATTGAAAACCTCCTGGACAAGGTGAACGAAATGATCATTGGAGGCGGCATGGCATACACCTTCCTCAAGGAAATCAATGGCATGAAGGTTTGTAACTTGCTCTCGAGAGATGCTTTCTTTTCATCATCTTCAACTTTGTGCAGATTGGGAAGTCCCTGTATGATGAGGAGGGAGCCAAGATTGTGCGAAAGCTTGTGGACAAGGCTGCAAGCAACAACGTTCAGTTGCACCTGCCTGTCGACTTTGTGACCGCTGACAAGTTTGGTGAAGACGCTCAGGTTGGCGCTGCCACCCTTGAGGACGGCATTCCTGACGACTGGCAAGGCCTGGACGTCGGCCCCAAGACAAGGGAGCTGTTCAAGCAGCCAATTGCCAGGGCCAAGGTCATCGTCTGGAATGGGTGAgtggatgaaatttttttattttaggtcaGCTGGCTAATTTTTGGGTCACatggctaaaataattttaagctagTGCTGCCTTCCTCCACCTCAAATTTCTCGGCTGAGGCCTTTTCATTTAATAGTTTCGGGATTCATATAATTATTCCATAATATTTTCTAGCGTCAGAAGGGCAGTTACTAGTTGTTGTCAAAGATCCGTGTTTTATCAATTCTTGCCCTCTTCATTTTAGCCCTGTTGGAGTGTTCGAGTTCCCTAACTTTGCTGTGGGAACCAAATCGCTGATGGACGAGGTTGTGGCTGCGACGGCTAGAGGCACCATCACTATCATTGGGGGTGGTGACACTGCCACCTGCTGCGCCAAGTGGGGCACCGAAGACAAGGTCAGTCATGTCAGCACTGGAGGTGGTGCCAGCCTTGAACTCCTTGAAGGTAACCTTTCTTGTTGGCCATTTTCCgtgaagttaatttttcttcctctcttAGGCAAAGTGCTCCCTGGAGTTGCGGCTCTCTCCGATGCTTAAATTGGATAGTGATCAGAAGAAATTCCCGTGCTGGTAGGACAAAATGCTAAAGCatcatgttttctttttgtaaatggagcataaattttgctcctggttttcatttttgtgatttggGAACAGTCTTACTGCTACTCATGTTTACATCAAATGTTAATAAATGATGCAGTACAGTTGCAATATACTTAAGGATCGATCTATTATAATTTACCAACCATCAGGGTACTAATAATTAATACTAAACTAACATTTCTGTCCAAAACGTTTTATAATTAGAGtataaaattctatttaaattgaagcctgcaacaaaaatgttctaaattgctgatttaatatagctgtaaatttaagaaaataagcGGCACATTTTGAAACCAAAAGCTCAAGGTTTCAAAGTTTCTAAAACAACCTCAGATTGACcaaagacatttttaattaactataattattttcgcgcTCTGCAGAATATTTTACGCAAAAGTGATCCTTTGCGACTGGCTACAAATGCACTGAAACGCCGCGAGATGAGGTTCCGGTGTTGGTGCCGCGGCTCAGGAGAGCACCGCGAGAGTTTTCTCCCACGAACTGAGAATGAGCCCATGCAAGGCTGGATGCGAGAGCAGCAGGTGCCAGGTCGCTGTGGCGCATGCGTGCTCTGGTGAAAGAGTCTGTGGAATtccttttacttttttgctgCCGACTGGCTGCAAGAAGTCAGTTTGGTGCCCGCTCGCCGCCGGCCACCTTGCAGCATGTTGTTGGCCTGCTGACTCGACAAACCCGAGCTACCGACTGACCAGTGAGTGAGTTGCTGATAGTGAGTGCGCCCTACGGATACTGCTGCACGACCCTTCCGCTCCAACGAAAGGGTGAGTTAAGATGCATGCTCGGTGAAGGTGAACACCTGCAGAGCCAGGTGACGGCAGACGGGCGCGTTCGTACAAAACGCATGCGGATGCAAATGAGGCAACGAGAGTCGGCAGGAAAACGAGAAGAGAAATAAGAAAGAGGCGGAGGCCCCTTTGGTGCGCGTCTGCCTTGTATGCAACATCCGCGAGTGGAGGAAGACTTCAATGGCCgcaattcttttattttattgttgggCTCAAACCGGACAAAgcttatttctttaaatttggttCTCATCTTAATTTGCGTAAATTTTGACAAGgtcgtattttaaaaaacgagTTTATCCTTCAGTGGTAGAGCCAATGCCAGTATAGAGTTTAATtcctttattttatatttctcagTCAGCCTATGGGCTTTTCTCCAAAACCTAATTTGGGAAATCATCTTGTAAGAGCtggaatgaataataaaagcagTATTTAGAAGTAAACAACTTGTTTGTAAATGCTAtccaatatataaaaaaaaacatttaaaaatagcatgcTGAACTCAGCGTTTTCGctaaatttaagtttctttATCATGGTGTTAATTTCCGTTGTTCTCTTTTAAGCGTCTCTTTTTGCCATTGCCCCAACCACCTGGTGCGTCAAGCGTTATGTCCGTCAATCTACCTCTCCGTCGCGCTACACTAATCGCGATAATTGCGCCAACCTTCtcccaaattttattctacCACACGAAATTATAGCGCCTCTTTCTCTTCGTAAACGCATCTTGCTTAGAAGTGATTTTTCGTCTCCCCGGGAATACCATTAAAACCTCATCTatataaagttttaaaagtgTGTTGTGGAGATATGAAGCTATCAAATGTCGTGCATATGTGCTTGAAAATTCTCTCATAAATAAACCGAGAGGTTGATTTGCATGTCAATCAGATTGGCAGAGCTACACAATCTTAGATCACATCCAATTGTCAGCAGAGTTTACTAAAATGTTCACGTGAAATGTTTCTCCTTGGAAGCAGCTCAGTTAGAGCGCGCTATTGTGAGTACGCCTTACTCTCTTGGATTACACGTGGCCCATCAGACAATTACTTAATATTCTGCTGCCATACAGTACGTGCACTTCTCCATTTGGTATATGGGCTTTGAATAATTGAGGAAAGCTATTTTGTAATTCGCCATTTCAGGCACAGCAGACGCTCACTCACAAAACAATGGCAATAAATTGCTCCGACGAAAATAAATCCTTGAGAGCCTCAAGCTTAACTTTGTTTGCGATCCAATTCATTGAAAGTTCAAACCGTTTTGTTACGATGAGAGCTTCATCTTAGTTAAAAAGTTCCAACAAGAAGAACgcagtttgaatttaataatttctgaaaCCGTTGTTGTTTTCCAATTACGAGTCGAGGTCGATGAAGCGCAGGAATTCAAACCAGACTAAATCATGTTTAATAGTAATAATGGGGGGATAAATGCGTGTTTGGTGCGCGACAATTTGTAGAGGCAAACAGTTATAAGGCCGCGGCGTTTGTGGCCGGCGGAATGCAGTTCTCTGCTTTTCGAGCCTCGTCCAATCCGAATCTTGGGAGCAGCGCGTTTACTACTTTTTTGCAACTggatctgcaacaataacaacGGCGCTGTGCGGCTTGTTTATCTTCATGACGACGAGAGAGTTACATAAAGGAAGGTGGCCCCAAGGTTGACCACGCGAGATTCAGTGACTCCCACCTTGCTCGCCGCCTTTTTTGTGGAGTAACCGGAGCAAcaacacgcacgcacactcTTTACAACACTGCTCAGTCCAGTGACGTCCAATTCCGTCTGTCCGTTTAGAAATTTGAACCTTTTCTCGAAATCAGAAAGCAATCTGTTATTTGGTGGGAGAAAAACCGCAAAACAGAGGAGTCTCGAAACTGTCACTCATTCGCTTCTGCTCCTCTTGTGTTTGGGGAGTCGAGCATATCGTCTAATTAGTCCGTTTCCATTTCATTTGTTGCCGGGAGTGCtcgtttttttcaatttgtgcaATTCCATCAAAAGCTTGCATTTCGTAATTTAAATACGATAGTGTGCTATGGACTGTTGCTGtgttaaaatgattaaactgTTAAATCTATTCAGTCGATTTGGAAATATGTCCTACGTTATGCATTTCCGCAAATTGATTAACGAAATCAACTTTTACTTGGAAACATGATTTCAGTTGATGtgtacaaaaaaaatgaagaaatgaaTTACTTTCTAATAATGTACGGCTAATAGGAACAACAAATCGGGCAATTATGTTTATAATTACGATTATGAATCAAGGCGGTAACTATAAAAATTGCTCTACTCggcggaaaataatttaaggatGGGTGGCTATGCgtgagagagaaaatattttaattttgagttatTCTTTCTTGGTATGAATTTCTTacgtgtaatatttttttacatatttgcTGATTGTGGTATGTTTCTTTTGATTTCAGGCGATGAGGTTGTTGGCCAGATTGGCCGTTGTGGCCTGCGTGGTGGCCGCCGCGTCGGCACACGTGGCCCTAACTTATCCACCTGCACGCAAATATGACCTCGACTTCCTTGACAACTCCCGCACAAAAGGACCCTGCGGAATGCCCAAAGGTACGTgtcattacaaaattaaagctttCACCACCTCAAAAAAATTTGCCGTCTTCGTTGAttactgtttaattttaaatgtttttgaacACTTTTGCAATCTTGTAAATAGAGGTTCACGTGACccgcaataatttaaacagtgTGTCGTTGTCGTTAACCTATTAAATACACTATTGAATATTGGTCACTGCGCTATTGAGTACATGATCAACGTTTGCATTGTATTGAAACGCGCGTTGGATAGATGGGACACTGGCATGCAAGGAGACGCTGCTTTCCACATAATTGCGGATCTCTCTCTTTGGCGCACGTTGGCTATGGGCTGGCCACGCTTTATTTGGGCCAAATGAGGCGAAGGAGCTTGAAAGTGGACCACCACCCAGCAGCACCAAATGAATCAATGAATGGGAGTCTTCTCTTTTCGCAAATCGCGCGCGAGAAGTGTCGCTTCGTTTGGTCCAGCGCGTAATTTTCGCCTTTCATCGGCGAACACGTGGGAATTTCACGCCGCGCCGCTCAAGCAAATTTCACCGAACCATCTCGGCTGATTAagtgcttttcaatttaaagcttggtaacaaatattaaaaaatgggaaaaaaggATCGTTTCAAcgaataacattattttttcttgatctCCCGATTCAAATACTTTATGAGTAACCaagcaaaatcaaaagatttGTTAAGGTGATGGAATGCCACAAAGAGGGAAACGAGGTTACCGCCAGCCGCACTTGCttagtttttctcttttccatACGAGTTGATTCAGTGAGGCGGTCAGGGTTCAGTTTCCGCCGCGAACCAGCGCGAGTAtatatgtaataaataaatttaatcgcGCGCAGCCTTCTTTGTTTTCCTCGCACAGCATGAATGTATCCAGTTTCCATTGTCCCGCTGCAGAGGAAAACTAATTAGAATCTGTGGTGCAAACAGCCGATTCAGGCAATTTGAAAGTTAGCTAGCTCCTTGTGTGGCATCTCATTCCGCTTAATTGAAACATGGCCATGTCTTCAACGAGAATAACTTCCCGTTGTTTCCCTCACTCCGCGTTACACCAGACGAAACTTAATTTCCAATATTAGCTGCTTATCTACGAATCGGTTAATTACCGAACGGGTGTATTGCTATATTTCGGTTAACGACCTATGCAGCGTTTGAGGCAAACGCGTGTAAAGTTTCTCTTTTTCGTCTCTCCATTAATGCAGCGTGTCAAGCGTGTGAGTTTGCAGCATTTATTACAGcgcctaaaattttaataaaaatttatctaatgGGGTGCTAATCGCGTCCACCATCTCGCCAGCCAATGCCGACGAGTTTCTAATTTCCTTGATCGAATCTCTCCAACGCTAggttctaaattaatttttagcaatccTACGATTCAGATATGTTTATTAGtctgacaatttttcgtgCAATTTAACTGTTAGCTAACAAATTTGGGGAAAATACGAGGTGTCATAGCAAAAAACTGTGACGGTTTTAATACCGTCATTGACCCATTTCAAACATCagcaaaacacgaaaatcacaatggtgttgatttttttactcgaATAACGTGTTGAAATCAAATCAACGTGATTCAATCTTACATCATCACAGACTACTTTGATATACCAATTAAAAGCCAATTCCTGCTCAAGCAGCCTCGCTTTTTAAAAGTGCATCGAAAGTGCAAAGCCCTGCGATgaagaaaagttaaaattaaaagtttccgTAGCTCTGCACATGCGGCGAATAAATCATCGCGGAACAAATAAGCTATTTGCTacgcaaaattaaaagagtatGCACGCGCGAAATTATTCTGCAGAGAGCTGTTTTAATTGCGTCCGCGCAGCTGTTTTTCCAATCTCCTTTCCACGCTCGTTCTGCCTGCTCGATCATTTAGTCTGTGAATTCGCTTTTACGTTCGCTCACCgtgcggaaaataaaaatgatatccGTGCCGCCAGCGAATAATCCAGAGCGGAGAAAATCAGCCAGCGCATCGAGTAATCATTGCCAAAAAGTGAATTTATCTCTAAGCTGCTTCCGCGTCGAAAGAAAAATGCACCTCCAGGGCCAATCTTCactttttcacaaaatattttgccaccGGCGCACCGTGCCGATGACAATAAAACCGTCTTTCTGATTCAACTGGGATTTGTCCGCGGGCAATTCGCTGCATGAGGTAATCGTTTCACGCGTTCCTGCCTCTCGCGTCCACCTGCGATTGGATTTGTATATATGTGCGATCCGACCCGACCCCAAGAGTTGTTGTTCGATGCTGCAGGCGCAAAATGAGAGAAGCGATTGCGTCGTCGCTCTCTTTGCTTCGCTTGCAAAAAAAAAGATCTCAGCCAATTatgttattcaaatttatcagATTGAAGTAGAGCTGCCAGGCTCATTCTGTAAGAGTTTCAGTTTAGTGATTGTGGTTAAATCTccattctttaaatttaggaCGAAACTCGGTTCAGTacttgctttcttttgaaattatgcTGACAATTAACTGGACGTACTGGTCCAAAAATTCTGAatggcaataaaattgcaacgcttaattgaatttttcttttttataccatttttaaatcagtcaGGAAAACATCTAAATAACAGGGTGAAATTGTGGTATATCTGGATCAGCTagaaccaaataaaaataatttaaacattttgctcttgaaatttagatttaaattggaGATTTCTAGAGTATATTCACCTGACTTTTCATTCGTACATGAATGCTGTGGCATTAAATCATTCCAAACACCATACACTCGCATCCCGTCTTTGCCTGTATATTGAGATGTATCAATTTTCGTTCAAATTTGCGTATATTCTTCTCGGTGGTAGTTTTTGGTAGCACCAATCGTCAGAACTAAATTGTAGGGAATAGAGGGAGGTGTCTATTGATTATTTTCGacagattcaaaatttgcactgGTCTTCTAATCCCACACATGATACTTTGAATGCTGCTAAATGGCTCTTTACATTTACACGAGTTCACGtgagagaaaatgaaatgacTTGTGCACTTGACGCAAGCCTGTTAACGACGGCGATGACGTGTATTACGCAACTTTTGTGCCAAGGTTGCTGTACTGCTGTTGGATGTGAAGCTGCTGCCGCTACACATGCCGGCATAATCACAATTCGATCTGGCGGCGCCGCGACTCCGAAGTACTATCGATGCGCGTCGACTTTTTTCTCACTGAGCACTGAGCGTTC is part of the Cloeon dipterum chromosome 1, ieCloDipt1.1, whole genome shotgun sequence genome and harbors:
- the Pgk gene encoding phosphoglycerate kinase; the protein is MALNKLSIDAVQLTGKRVLMRVDFNVPLKEGKITNNQRIVAALESVRYALEKGAKSVVLMSHLGRPDGRPVDKYTLAPVAEELRKLLNKDVQFLNDCVGADVQKACADPAAGSIILLENLRFHGEEEGKWVDENGAKHKADPELVKKFREELRQLGDLYINDAFGTAHRGHSSMVGEGFDQRASGFLLKKELNYFAKALDNPERPFLAILGGAKVADKIQLIENLLDKVNEMIIGGGMAYTFLKEINGMKIGKSLYDEEGAKIVRKLVDKAASNNVQLHLPVDFVTADKFGEDAQVGAATLEDGIPDDWQGLDVGPKTRELFKQPIARAKVIVWNGPVGVFEFPNFAVGTKSLMDEVVAATARGTITIIGGGDTATCCAKWGTEDKVSHVSTGGGASLELLEGKVLPGVAALSDA